Proteins from a genomic interval of Pantoea deleyi:
- a CDS encoding TIGR01777 family oxidoreductase, with protein MHILITGGTGLIGRHLIPRLQQLGHQISVVTRDVVSAREKLGDQVALWSGLAQQPNLDNIDAVINLAGEPIADKRWTEPHKQQLCESRWQITEQIVSLINASTTPPAVLISGSATGYYGNTGDLVLTEEDQGHDEFTHQLCARWEQLALAAESERTRVCLLRTGVVLAREGGALSRMKLPFKLGIGGPLGSGKQYMPWIHLDDMVNAILWLLDHEDLRGPFNMVAPYAVRNEQFAATLGRVMHRPAFMRTPASAIKLMMGESSVLVLGGQHVLPKRLEASGFGFRWYDLQEALQDVAG; from the coding sequence ATGCACATTCTCATTACCGGTGGCACGGGACTGATTGGCCGCCACCTGATTCCGCGCCTGCAGCAGCTGGGGCATCAGATCAGCGTGGTGACGCGGGATGTGGTCAGCGCGCGGGAGAAACTGGGCGATCAGGTCGCGCTCTGGTCCGGTCTGGCACAACAGCCGAACCTGGATAATATCGATGCAGTAATTAATCTGGCGGGCGAACCGATCGCCGACAAACGCTGGACGGAGCCGCACAAGCAGCAGCTGTGCGAGAGCCGCTGGCAGATCACCGAGCAGATCGTTTCCCTGATCAACGCCAGCACTACGCCGCCCGCCGTGCTGATCTCAGGATCGGCGACCGGCTATTATGGCAATACCGGCGATCTGGTGCTGACGGAGGAGGATCAGGGACACGACGAGTTTACCCATCAGCTCTGCGCCCGCTGGGAGCAGCTTGCGCTGGCGGCGGAGAGCGAACGCACCCGCGTCTGCCTGCTGCGCACCGGCGTGGTGCTGGCCCGTGAAGGCGGCGCGCTCAGCAGAATGAAACTGCCCTTTAAGCTGGGGATCGGCGGCCCGCTCGGCAGCGGCAAGCAGTATATGCCGTGGATCCATCTGGACGACATGGTCAACGCCATTCTCTGGCTGCTGGATCATGAGGATCTGCGCGGCCCGTTCAACATGGTCGCGCCCTACGCGGTGCGCAATGAGCAGTTCGCCGCCACGCTGGGCCGGGTAATGCATCGTCCGGCCTTTATGCGCACGCCGGCCAGCGCCATTAAGCTGATGATGGGAGAGTCGTCGGTTCTGGTGCTGGGCGGACAGCATGTGCTGCCAAAGCGGCTGGAAGCCTCTGGTTTTGGCTTCCGCTGGTACGATCTGCAGGAGGCGCTACAGGATGTCGCAGGCTAA
- the yfcF gene encoding glutathione transferase, translating into MNYPPITLWSDSSFFSPYAMSAYVALSEKGIPFQLKRVDLSQNQQYAEAYRALSLTCRVPTLQIDTFLLSESSAITEYLEERFPAPEFERLYPRDREKRARAREIQAWLRSDFLWIRQERPTEVLFAGERFAPLTASAQQAVDKLVTAVGRLLPDGQQNLFGEWSIADTDLAVMLNRLVLHGDPLPDRLRHYAEFQWQRASVQLWLAESGKNR; encoded by the coding sequence ATGAATTATCCGCCCATCACCCTGTGGTCAGATTCATCATTTTTCAGTCCTTATGCCATGTCGGCCTATGTTGCCCTCTCCGAGAAAGGGATCCCCTTTCAGCTTAAACGCGTCGATTTGTCTCAGAATCAGCAATATGCCGAGGCGTATCGCGCGCTGTCGCTGACCTGCCGGGTTCCGACGCTGCAGATCGACACCTTTCTGTTAAGCGAATCCTCGGCGATTACCGAATACCTTGAAGAGCGCTTTCCGGCACCCGAGTTTGAGCGCCTCTATCCCCGCGATCGTGAGAAGCGCGCCCGCGCCCGGGAAATCCAGGCCTGGCTGCGCAGTGACTTCCTCTGGATCCGTCAGGAGCGCCCGACCGAGGTGCTGTTTGCCGGAGAGCGCTTTGCGCCGCTGACGGCCTCAGCGCAGCAGGCGGTGGATAAACTGGTTACGGCGGTCGGGCGCCTGCTGCCGGACGGACAGCAGAACCTGTTCGGTGAGTGGTCAATTGCCGATACCGATCTGGCGGTGATGCTCAACCGGCTGGTCCTGCATGGGGATCCCTTGCCCGATCGTCTTCGGCATTATGCTGAGTTTCAGTGGCAGCGAGCCTCGGTACAGCTGTGGTTAGCAGAAAGTGGTAAAAATCGGTAA
- the yfcD gene encoding NUDIX hydrolase YfcD codes for MVDETAGDGIEWVDIVNEENEVVAQASRAQMRAQCLRHRATYIVVHDGMGKILVQRRTEIKDFMPGKLDATAGGVVQSGEDMLESARREAEEELGIAAVPFAEHGKFYFEDQHCRVWGGLFSCVSHGPFAMQESEVDEIIWMTPDEITARCDEFTDDSLKALSLWMSRNGENRA; via the coding sequence ATGGTGGATGAAACGGCGGGTGACGGCATCGAGTGGGTCGATATCGTAAACGAAGAGAATGAAGTCGTTGCTCAGGCGTCACGAGCGCAGATGCGTGCTCAGTGTCTGCGTCATCGCGCCACCTATATCGTGGTTCATGACGGTATGGGCAAGATTCTGGTGCAGCGCCGCACAGAGATAAAAGATTTTATGCCGGGCAAGCTGGATGCGACCGCAGGCGGCGTGGTGCAGAGCGGTGAAGATATGCTGGAATCTGCGCGCCGTGAAGCGGAAGAGGAGCTGGGGATCGCCGCGGTGCCGTTTGCCGAGCATGGCAAATTCTACTTCGAAGATCAGCACTGCCGCGTCTGGGGCGGTCTGTTCAGCTGTGTTTCGCACGGACCTTTCGCCATGCAGGAGTCGGAAGTGGATGAGATTATCTGGATGACGCCCGATGAGATCACCGCCCGCTGTGACGAGTTCACCGACGACTCGCTGAAAGCGCTGTCACTCTGGATGAGCCGCAACGGCGAAAACCGCGCCTGA
- the pta gene encoding phosphate acetyltransferase — protein sequence MLIPTGTSVGLTSVSLGVIRAMERKGVRLSVFKPIAQPRSGGDNPDQTTTIIRKNSSIPAAEPLLMSRVESLLGSNQQDALMEEIISRYHASSQNAEVVLVEGLVPTRKHQFANALNYEIAKTLNAEIVFVMALGNDSPAQLKERIELTQSSFGGQKNKNITGVIINKLNAPVDDQGRTRPDLSEIFDDSSKASIANIDPKQLFSDSPLPVLGCVPWSFDLIATRAIDMCRHLDARIINEGEIQTRRVKSVTFCARSIPHMLEHFRPGSLLVTSADRPDVLVAACLAAMNGIEIGAILLTGNYEIDDRIARLCDRAFQTGLPVFMVKTNTWQTSLSLQSFNLEVPADDTQRIEKVQEYVAGYINADWIESLTATSERSRRLSPPAFRYQLTELARKAGKRVVLPEGDEPRTVKAAAICAERGIATCVLLGNPDEIQRVAAAQGVELGKGVEIVDPEVVRENYVPRLVELRKNKGMTEVVAQEQLEDNVVLGTMMLESGEVDGLVSGAVHTTANTIRPPLQLIKTAPNSSLVSSVFFMLLPEQVLVYGDCAINPDPTAEQLAEIAIQSADSAKAFGIDPRVAMISYSTGTSGAGSDVEKVREATRIAQEKRPDLVIDGPLQYDAAIMEDVAKSKAPDSQVAGRATVFIFPDLNTGNTTYKAVQRSADLISIGPMLQGMRKPVNDLSRGALVDDIVYTIALTAIQSQQAEG from the coding sequence ATGCTCATTCCGACCGGCACCAGCGTCGGCCTGACCAGCGTCAGTCTCGGTGTGATCCGCGCGATGGAGCGCAAAGGCGTCCGCCTCAGCGTGTTCAAGCCGATTGCCCAGCCACGCTCCGGAGGCGACAACCCGGATCAGACCACCACCATCATCCGTAAAAACTCCTCCATTCCTGCTGCCGAACCGCTGCTGATGTCACGCGTCGAGTCGCTGCTGGGGTCAAACCAGCAGGATGCGCTGATGGAAGAGATCATCTCCCGTTACCATGCCAGCAGCCAGAATGCGGAGGTGGTGCTGGTGGAAGGTCTGGTGCCGACCCGTAAGCATCAGTTCGCCAACGCGCTGAACTATGAAATCGCCAAAACCCTGAACGCGGAAATCGTCTTCGTGATGGCGCTGGGCAATGACTCGCCGGCACAGCTCAAAGAGCGTATCGAGCTGACCCAGAGCAGCTTCGGCGGCCAGAAGAACAAAAATATCACCGGCGTCATCATCAACAAACTCAACGCGCCGGTCGACGATCAGGGCCGTACCCGCCCTGACCTGTCAGAGATTTTCGATGATTCGTCCAAAGCCAGCATCGCCAATATCGATCCTAAACAGCTCTTCTCCGACAGCCCGCTGCCGGTGCTGGGCTGCGTGCCGTGGAGTTTCGATCTGATCGCGACCCGTGCGATCGATATGTGCCGCCATCTGGATGCCCGCATCATCAACGAAGGGGAGATTCAGACCCGCCGCGTGAAATCGGTCACCTTCTGTGCGCGCAGCATCCCGCACATGCTGGAGCATTTCCGTCCCGGCTCGCTGCTGGTGACCTCAGCCGACCGCCCGGATGTGCTGGTCGCCGCCTGCCTGGCCGCCATGAACGGCATTGAGATCGGTGCCATCCTGCTGACCGGTAACTACGAGATTGACGACCGCATCGCCCGTCTCTGCGACCGCGCCTTCCAGACCGGCCTGCCGGTGTTTATGGTGAAAACCAATACCTGGCAGACCTCACTGAGCCTGCAGAGCTTCAACCTGGAAGTCCCGGCTGACGATACGCAGCGCATCGAGAAAGTACAGGAGTATGTTGCCGGTTACATCAACGCGGACTGGATTGAGTCCCTGACCGCCACCTCCGAGCGCAGCCGTCGCCTCTCACCACCGGCCTTCCGCTATCAGCTCACCGAGCTGGCGCGTAAAGCGGGCAAACGCGTGGTGCTGCCAGAGGGCGATGAGCCGCGTACGGTGAAAGCCGCCGCCATCTGTGCCGAGCGCGGTATCGCGACCTGCGTCCTGCTGGGCAACCCGGATGAGATCCAGCGCGTCGCTGCGGCGCAGGGCGTGGAGCTGGGCAAAGGCGTAGAGATTGTCGATCCGGAAGTGGTGCGTGAAAACTACGTGCCGCGCCTGGTCGAACTGCGTAAGAACAAAGGCATGACCGAAGTGGTCGCTCAGGAGCAGCTGGAAGATAATGTGGTGCTGGGCACCATGATGCTGGAGAGCGGCGAAGTCGATGGTCTGGTGTCCGGTGCAGTACACACCACCGCCAACACCATTCGTCCGCCACTGCAGCTGATCAAAACCGCCCCGAACAGCTCACTGGTCTCTTCCGTGTTCTTTATGCTGCTGCCGGAGCAGGTGCTGGTCTACGGCGACTGCGCCATTAACCCCGATCCGACGGCTGAGCAGCTGGCTGAGATCGCGATCCAGTCGGCCGATTCTGCCAAAGCCTTTGGTATCGATCCGCGCGTGGCGATGATCTCCTACTCTACCGGCACGTCCGGCGCAGGCAGCGACGTGGAGAAAGTCCGCGAAGCCACCCGCATCGCTCAGGAGAAACGTCCGGATCTGGTGATTGACGGTCCGCTGCAGTATGACGCCGCGATCATGGAAGATGTGGCGAAATCGAAAGCGCCAGACTCGCAGGTTGCCGGTCGCGCGACGGTGTTCATCTTCCCGGATCTCAACACCGGTAACACCACCTATAAAGCGGTACAGCGTTCAGCCGACCTGATCTCGATCGGGCCGATGCTGCAGGGTATGCGCAAGCCGGTCAACGACCTGTCGCGCGGCGCGCTGGTGGATGACATCGTCTACACCATCGCCCTGACGGCTATCCAGTCTCAGCAGGCGGAAGGCTAA
- the ackA gene encoding acetate kinase produces the protein MSSKLVLVLNCGSSSLKFAILNPASGEEFLSGLAECFHLPEARIKWKLEGEKQEAPLGAGAAHSEALNFIVKTILAQKPELSAQIAAIGHRIVHGGEKLTQSVIITEEVVQGIKDAASFAPLHNPAHLIGIDEAMKNFPHLSDKNVAVFDTAFHQTMPEESYLYALPYKLYKEHGVRRYGAHGTSHFYVTHEAARMLNKPLASLNIITCHLGNGGSVSAIRNGECVDTSMGLTPLEGLVMGTRSGDIDPAIVFFLHDTLGMSVDAINKLLTKESGLLGLTEVTSDCRYVEDNYATKEDAKRAMDVFCHRLAKYIGSYTALMDGRLDAVVFTGGIGENAAMVRELSLKKLALLGFDVDHDRNLAARFGKSGYINKEGTRPALVIPTNEELVIAQDAARLTA, from the coding sequence ATGTCGAGTAAGTTAGTTCTGGTCCTGAACTGTGGCAGCTCTTCCCTTAAGTTTGCCATCCTCAACCCTGCAAGCGGTGAAGAATTCCTGTCGGGCCTGGCAGAATGTTTCCACCTTCCTGAAGCCCGCATCAAATGGAAGCTGGAAGGCGAAAAACAGGAAGCGCCTCTGGGTGCTGGCGCAGCGCATAGCGAAGCGCTGAACTTTATCGTTAAAACCATTCTGGCACAAAAACCTGAGCTTTCGGCACAAATTGCTGCAATCGGTCATCGCATCGTTCACGGCGGCGAGAAGCTGACGCAATCCGTCATCATTACCGAAGAGGTGGTTCAGGGCATTAAAGACGCCGCCTCTTTTGCACCGCTGCATAACCCGGCGCACCTGATCGGGATTGATGAAGCCATGAAAAACTTCCCTCATCTGTCAGATAAGAATGTGGCGGTATTCGACACCGCTTTCCATCAGACAATGCCGGAAGAGTCCTATCTCTACGCGCTGCCGTACAAACTGTATAAAGAGCATGGCGTCCGTCGCTATGGTGCGCATGGCACCAGCCACTTCTATGTGACCCACGAAGCCGCCAGAATGCTGAACAAGCCGCTGGCGTCGCTGAACATCATTACCTGCCACCTCGGTAACGGCGGTTCCGTCTCGGCGATTCGCAACGGCGAGTGCGTCGACACCTCTATGGGTCTGACCCCGCTGGAAGGTCTGGTCATGGGCACGCGCAGCGGTGACATCGACCCGGCCATCGTCTTCTTCCTGCACGACACCCTGGGCATGAGCGTCGACGCCATCAATAAACTGCTGACCAAAGAGTCTGGCCTGCTGGGCCTGACCGAAGTCACCAGCGACTGCCGTTACGTGGAAGACAACTACGCCACCAAAGAAGATGCGAAGCGTGCGATGGATGTCTTCTGCCATCGCCTGGCGAAATATATCGGCAGCTACACAGCGCTGATGGATGGCCGTCTTGACGCCGTGGTCTTCACCGGCGGCATCGGCGAGAACGCCGCGATGGTGCGTGAACTTTCCCTGAAAAAGCTCGCGCTGCTTGGCTTTGACGTCGACCACGATCGCAACCTGGCAGCCCGTTTCGGCAAGTCAGGCTACATCAATAAAGAAGGCACCCGCCCGGCACTGGTGATCCCGACCAACGAAGAGCTGGTCATCGCCCAGGACGCCGCGCGTCTGACCGCCTGA
- the yfbV gene encoding terminus macrodomain insulation protein YfbV has product MANESGSTSWFRMFQRGQHYMKTWPADKRLAPVFPENRVSTATRFAIRFMPPLAIFTLTWQVAMGGQLGPAVATALFACSLPMQGLWWLGKRSITPLPPTLLNWFHEVRARLEDAGQAIAPVEGKPTYQALADLLKRAFKQLDRTFLDDL; this is encoded by the coding sequence ATGGCGAATGAATCTGGCAGTACCAGTTGGTTTCGGATGTTTCAGCGCGGCCAGCACTATATGAAAACCTGGCCTGCTGATAAGCGCCTGGCACCCGTGTTTCCGGAAAATCGCGTTTCAACGGCGACCCGTTTTGCCATTCGTTTTATGCCCCCTCTGGCGATCTTCACGCTGACCTGGCAGGTTGCGATGGGCGGGCAGTTAGGCCCGGCCGTGGCGACAGCGCTGTTTGCCTGCAGCCTGCCGATGCAGGGGTTATGGTGGCTGGGTAAACGCTCTATCACGCCACTGCCGCCGACGCTGCTGAACTGGTTTCATGAAGTGCGTGCCCGTCTGGAAGACGCGGGGCAGGCTATCGCACCGGTAGAGGGCAAGCCAACCTATCAGGCGCTGGCCGATCTGTTAAAGCGCGCGTTTAAACAGCTCGACCGCACTTTCCTCGACGATCTCTGA